Genomic segment of Clostridium sp. Marseille-P299:
TGTAGGGGGTGTGGCTATTAATATAATCATACTAGTGCCACACCCCTCACTACTTATTCCTCATATATTTGATCAAAAATACCACCGTCTGAAAAATGCTTACTTTGAGCTTTACTCCATCCTTCAAATATAGGATCATCAATCGAAATCAAATGCATATTTAAATCAAAAACATTAGCGTACTGATTTAAAATATCTTCATTAATCGGTCTATAATAATTGTCAGCTGCAATTTTTTGACCTACATCAGTATATAAATACTCTAAATATGCTTTTGCGATTTCTTGAGTATCTTTTTTGTCAGCTACCTCATCTACAATAGCTACTGGCGGTTCTGCTAACATACTAATACTAGGACTAATAATCTCATATTCTCCTGGGTGCTCTTTTAGAGATAAATAGGCTTCATTTTCCCATGCAAGTAAAACATCTCCTTGAGCATTCTCAACAAATGTAGTTGTTGCACCTCTTGCGCCAGAATCAAGTACTAAAACATTCTGATATAGTTTTTTTACAAATTCTTTTACTTGTTCCTCATCTCCATTATAAAGATTATTCGCATATGTCCATGCTGCAAGATAATTCCATCTGGCACCACCTGAGGTTTTCGGATTTGGTGTAATAATACCAATTCCATCTTTTATTAAGTCATCCCAATCCTTTATCCCCTTTGGATTTCCTTTACGAACTAAAAATACAATCGTTGAAGTATAAGGTGCACTATTGGATTCAAATTCAGATTGCCATCCCTCTTTAATAAGTCCTGCTTCTTCAATTGCCGTAATGTCATATGCAAGAGCTAATGTAACAACGTCCGCTTCATTTCCCTCAATTACGGAACGAGCTTGTGAACCAGAACCACCATGTGACTGTACAATGCTAATATCTTGACCTTTTTCTTCTTTCCAATAACTTATAAACTCCTGGTTAAACGCCTCATACAATTCTCTCGTTGGGTCATACGAAACATTAATTAATTCGACTTGCTTATTTTCTTTCTTACCGCAACCTATAGACATAGCTGTTATTAATACAAATACTAAAGTGATTATGATATATTTTTTATTTTTCATCTTATCCTCGATCCGCCTTTCTTATGATACAAATTTTCTAACTTCCACCCACTCTTAATTTTTGTATCTCAGCGACATCGACCACTATAACTATGCAAAACAACCCACTTAATATGTGTCAATTCTAGCCCTCCATGTTCCAAACGAGTAATAATTCTGAAGCAAACTTTTAGGAATTTCACCTCTTAAATTTAATTCATTGTATTCCTACTGTTTTGATATGTTTTAAATGATTAGAAATATATTACTTGATAAACCATTATTTGTCAAACTTATTTTGTGTTTTTTTCCATATTTTTTTTGTAGAAAAATAAACTTGTATTTTATGAGATTTTACCTATACATTAACTTGTAATTTATTTGATATATTTTACAGTAATGTTATAATGGAGAAAATCCGAAATAATAAGGAGTATTATTATATGAACTTTGTAAAATTTATTGGATCACAATTCTCAAACCCAAGAGGATTTTGGGGTAAGATCTCAAGTTATTTTATGAATCAATTAAATAAAAAGCAGTACAAAAGTGTTATGAAATTGTTTCGAGAATTAAAACCAGAGTATGTATTAGATGTTGGTTTTGGAAATGGCTATCTTCTAAAGGAGCTATCTAAAAAAAATAATTCTATTTTTTACGGCATTGATATGTCAGAATCAATGCTTGAGGCCGCAACGAAAAGAAATCTTGAAATGATTAAGAATAAAAAGATGTTTCTAAACCTTTCAGATATTGTTAATATGGAATTTAAAGATTCCATGTTTGATTTTATTTATACCGTTAACACTGTATATTTCTGGTCAGATTTAAAAAAAGGTTATTCAGAAGTTTACCGAACATTAAAGGCAGGTGGCGCATTCGCAAATGTTTTCTATACAAAGGCATGGCTTGATAAGCTCTCCTACACCAAATATGATTTTACGAAATACTCCCAAAATGAACTTCTAAACGAAATTAAGAAAATGGGCTTTTCGAAAGTAGAGTTAATTGAGTTAAAAAAGGACTCAGCTTACTGTTTAGTTGCTTGGAAATAAACTATCAAGGAAGTAAATTTCATAAATTTAATAAATGCTTGCTTGACTATTTTACCAACTAGTGTTAACATGTAATTGTAATTAGTTCAGTTAATAAACAAATATATTAGTGAAAGAGGTAATCGTATGACAAATTACTTTTCTAATGTCCCTGTTGTAAAATACGAAGGCCCAAATTCAACAAATCCTTTTGCGTATAAATATTATGATGCAGACAAGGTTGTTGCGGGTAAAACAATGAAAGAACACTTACGTTTTGCTCTATCTTGGTGGCACACTTTATGTGCTGGCGGAGCAGATCCATTTGGTGTTCCAACTATGGATAGAACATATGGTAATATTACAGATCCTATGGAACTTGCAAAAGCTAAAGTTGATGCTGGTTTTGAATTAATGACAAAACTTGGTATTGAATACTTCTGTTTCCATGATGCAGATATCGCTCCAGAGGGTGATACATATGAAGAAACAAAGAAAAATCTTTTTGAAGTTGTAGATTATATTAAAGAAAAAATGGATGAAACAGGAATTAAGTTATTATGGGGTACTGCTAATAACTTTGGTCATCCAAGATTTATGCATGGTGCTGGAACATCTTGTAATGCAGATGTATTTGCTTACGCAGCTGCAAAGATTAAAAATGCACTTGATGCAACTATTAAATTAGGCGGAAAAGGTTATGTATTCTGGGGTGGACGTGAAGGATATGAAACACTTCTTAATACAGACTTAGGCTTAGAACTTGATAATATGGCTAGACTTATGAAGATGGCTGTTGAATATGGCCGTGCAAATGGCTTTGATGGTGACTTCTATATCGAGCCAAAGCCAAAGGAACCAACAAAACATCAGTATGATTTTGATACTGCTACTGTACTTGGATTTCTTCGTAAATATGGCTTAGAAAAAGATTTCAAAATGAACATCGAAGCAAATCATGCTACTCTTGCTGGTCATACTTTTGAACATGAACTTGCTATGGCTAGAGTAAATGGAGTATTTGGTTCCGTAGACGCTAACCAGGGTGATCCAAATCTTGGATGGGATACAGACCAATTCCCTACAGATGTACACAGCGCTACACTTGCTATGCTTGAAGTTTTAAGAGCTGGTGGTTTTACTAACGGCGGACTTAACTTCGATGCAAAAGTAAGACGTGGATCTTTCGAATTCGATGATATCGCTTACGGTTATATCGCAGGTATGGATACATTCGCACTTGGTTTAATCAAAGCTGCTGAAATCATTGAAGATGGTAGAATTGATAAATTTGTTGCTGATCGTTATGCAAGTTATAAGACTGGTATTGGTAAACAAATCGTTGATGGTACTACTTCCCTTGAAGCTCTTGAACAATATGTATTAACAAACAAAGAGCCAGTAATGGAAAGCGGTCGTCAAGAAGTTCTTGAATCTATCGTAAACAATATTTTATTCCGTTAATATTTTTTGGTCACTTTTCTTTACCTTATGAAGAACTTGAAAATGAATTATTAATATATAAAAAGAACTAGTCACAAACTTAATCTAATAAGTTTGTGGCTAGTTCTTTTAATTTATAGAATTGGAAGGGTCCTCTAACCACTGTTTTATCTTCTCTTTTTTCTCCTCAGAAAAATCTTTATAAACTTCTTTTTGTAGCCAACGTAAATTTTTATCTCTTAAATAATTTCTCATTTGCTCTTCTGCTTCCCACATTACAACTTTAATTAGGCAAGGGCATTCGGTTCCTGTATTTTCTTCATTATCATTTTCAAATAATCGATTTTTTTGTCTTATCTCGCCACACTGAAAGAGATAGGATGGTCCTTCTACTGCTTCTACTACATCCCAAAAAGTGATATCTTCTGGTTTTCTTGCTAATTCATATCCACCATTCACTCCTGTAACAGAACGCACAATTCCTTGCTTACGTAGTTTCGTGAACACTTTTGATAAGTATGTTTCAGAAACCTGATGTAATAATGAAAGCTCCTTTATTCCAATTACTTTTCCATTTGGTAAATCTAATATATAAAAGAGGGAATGCAATGCATACTCTACACCAACACTAAATTGCATATATCTAACCTATGTAAATGACTTTATCAATTACATATTTTCCTTTCATAATTATAGATAATATTTATATTTAATATCTTAATTCACGGATAGTAATGCGTCAAGGGCTTATATTTATTTCCATCAATAAAGAAAAATGCTGGTATATTTTACAAATATATTTATTAAAAAATATGTTGACGTAACATTTTATACATGATAATATCTATTACAGATAACAGTTATCTATAATAGATGTAAATAAAACGGAGGAATAAAATTATGTTAAATGAAAAATTCAAAGAAGTACTTAATCACGAGGGTGCTCTATCTATCACTTCTTGGTCAAATAATAATGCAAATGTTACAAATACTTGGAATAGCTATGTAAGAATTTCAGATAGGGGAACCCTTTTAATACCTGCTGCTGGTATGACAAGTACACAAGCCGATGTTGCTGTAAACAACAGAGTAAAGCTTACAATGGGATCAAAAGAAGTTATGGGAACCATTGGTATGGGTGCTGGATTCTTTATTGAAGGTACTGCGACTTTCCTAGATGAGGGAAAAGATTTTGATATGATGAAAGAAAACTTTCCATTTCTAAAAAGAGTTCTTGAAGTGACACCAATTGTTGTGAAACAAACTATTTAATTCGAACATTCACTATAATGTCACTTAAATATGTAACCAAATGTACTTAAAATTTGTTTAATTATAAACAGCTTTATTTACCATAATATAAGCTTTTATAATAACTTTTATTTAAAACTTTTATTTAAAAAGATTAGGTAGTGAAAAGGCAATTCACCACCTAATCTTTTAGTATAATAATGAACACTCTTAATATTCCTATAGATTACCTTTTAAACAGTCTTCACTCTCTTGTTCTTTTTCTAAAAATTTCATATATTCTTTAAAACAGGAAACAGAACAAGCAACTGTATGCCAATTTAAACCCATTGATTTATCACAAGCATCGCATGCATAATATTCTGAATTACAATTAGGGTTTTTACAGATATGGTTCGGTTTATTCATACTTCTCCTTAAATAAACAATACAATCCATGGTGTACCAGCAACTTAAGATATATTTCTCTTTTCTCCAGTATTCACATTATTTTCGCTTTTTATTAGTTCAAGCATAAGAATTAGCAC
This window contains:
- a CDS encoding sulfate ABC transporter substrate-binding protein, with the protein product MKNKKYIIITLVFVLITAMSIGCGKKENKQVELINVSYDPTRELYEAFNQEFISYWKEEKGQDISIVQSHGGSGSQARSVIEGNEADVVTLALAYDITAIEEAGLIKEGWQSEFESNSAPYTSTIVFLVRKGNPKGIKDWDDLIKDGIGIITPNPKTSGGARWNYLAAWTYANNLYNGDEEQVKEFVKKLYQNVLVLDSGARGATTTFVENAQGDVLLAWENEAYLSLKEHPGEYEIISPSISMLAEPPVAIVDEVADKKDTQEIAKAYLEYLYTDVGQKIAADNYYRPINEDILNQYANVFDLNMHLISIDDPIFEGWSKAQSKHFSDGGIFDQIYEE
- a CDS encoding class I SAM-dependent methyltransferase, which encodes MNFVKFIGSQFSNPRGFWGKISSYFMNQLNKKQYKSVMKLFRELKPEYVLDVGFGNGYLLKELSKKNNSIFYGIDMSESMLEAATKRNLEMIKNKKMFLNLSDIVNMEFKDSMFDFIYTVNTVYFWSDLKKGYSEVYRTLKAGGAFANVFYTKAWLDKLSYTKYDFTKYSQNELLNEIKKMGFSKVELIELKKDSAYCLVAWK
- the xylA gene encoding xylose isomerase, with the protein product MTNYFSNVPVVKYEGPNSTNPFAYKYYDADKVVAGKTMKEHLRFALSWWHTLCAGGADPFGVPTMDRTYGNITDPMELAKAKVDAGFELMTKLGIEYFCFHDADIAPEGDTYEETKKNLFEVVDYIKEKMDETGIKLLWGTANNFGHPRFMHGAGTSCNADVFAYAAAKIKNALDATIKLGGKGYVFWGGREGYETLLNTDLGLELDNMARLMKMAVEYGRANGFDGDFYIEPKPKEPTKHQYDFDTATVLGFLRKYGLEKDFKMNIEANHATLAGHTFEHELAMARVNGVFGSVDANQGDPNLGWDTDQFPTDVHSATLAMLEVLRAGGFTNGGLNFDAKVRRGSFEFDDIAYGYIAGMDTFALGLIKAAEIIEDGRIDKFVADRYASYKTGIGKQIVDGTTSLEALEQYVLTNKEPVMESGRQEVLESIVNNILFR
- a CDS encoding RrF2 family transcriptional regulator; this translates as MQFSVGVEYALHSLFYILDLPNGKVIGIKELSLLHQVSETYLSKVFTKLRKQGIVRSVTGVNGGYELARKPEDITFWDVVEAVEGPSYLFQCGEIRQKNRLFENDNEENTGTECPCLIKVVMWEAEEQMRNYLRDKNLRWLQKEVYKDFSEEKKEKIKQWLEDPSNSIN
- a CDS encoding pyridoxamine 5'-phosphate oxidase family protein; translation: MLNEKFKEVLNHEGALSITSWSNNNANVTNTWNSYVRISDRGTLLIPAAGMTSTQADVAVNNRVKLTMGSKEVMGTIGMGAGFFIEGTATFLDEGKDFDMMKENFPFLKRVLEVTPIVVKQTI